The following proteins are co-located in the Pelecanus crispus isolate bPelCri1 chromosome 5, bPelCri1.pri, whole genome shotgun sequence genome:
- the TSEN15 gene encoding tRNA-splicing endonuclease subunit Sen15 yields the protein MEPAAGPAEGGCGPAGGPSAGGREAGGQGGWAGGAGGNWMATHPTFTEMMSLDISDSAQIYAAFVVYLDLLEGRNWHEVKHVGVAELQLVCLHAREREQDSLQVMVPVPVHISLSHERMREIMKKASLPQDDPNTPLSVTLAIVESDSTVVYYKMTDGFVIPDPPDDTEDVDNKQWRKKRKKLFK from the exons ATGGAgccggcggccggcccggcggaggggggctgcggcccggcggggggcccctccgcgggcgggcgggaggcggggggccAGGGGGGCTGGGCGGGGGGTGCTGGCGGCAACTGGATGGCGACTCACCCCACG TTCACAGAAATGATGTCTCTTGATATATCTGACAGTGCTCAAATCTATGCTGCATTTGTGGTATACCTGGACCTCTTAGAAG GGAGAAACTGGCATGAAGTGAAGCATGTCGGAGTAGCAGAACTGCAACTTGTATGTTTACACGCACGTGAAAGAGAACAGGACAGTCTCCAAGTGATGGTGCCGGTACCTGTGCACATATCATTAAGCCATGAGAG GATGAGAGAAATCATGAAGAAAGCATCTCTCCCACAAGACGATCCCAACACCCCGCTGTCAGTTACCTTGGCTATAGTTGAGTCAGATTCCACAGTAGTCTATTATAAAATGACTGATGGCTTTGTAATACCAGATCCTCCCGACGATACTGAAGATGTGGACAATAAacagtggagaaagaaaagaaagaagcttttCAAATGA